The sequence below is a genomic window from Cyanobium sp. ATX 6F1.
GGACCTCACACCTTTGCTGCTATTCGGCCACATCTTGCTCCTCCCCTTAGCGCTCAACCCAAACGGATCAGCGCCTTCAGTTCAAAGCAGACATGACGCAGCAAAAGCGTCAGTTCCTAAACTTTTTTGGTTGTCCAGGTGCTCCGTTCGCCCCTCTCAGGGCTTCCGGTTCGGCGGTCTCTCAACCGCCTTTTCAACCTACAACATCGATCGGCTCTCGCCATCCGCTGCTTTCGGCTCCGCGCTCCGCCTCTCGGTGGTGCGCAGTCCAAAACTGTATCACAGGAGTCAGCTAGCCACCATCAAGCCCATAGAAGTCTTGAACAAAGCCCCCAAGTCGCCGCCCACACCCCTTGCCATGCCTAGGTTTTGGAGACAGGGCATTCGCCCGGGGGGATGTGCGTGGCCAGGAGTTTCAGCCAAGAACAGCTGCGCGTTCGGCCCAGCTCGAAGGAAGAGGCGGTGGTGCAACGGGCCCGGGAGCACTTCGAGCGCACGCTGATTCGGGTACGCGGCGAGCTGGCCGGATCAGTGGCGGCCCTGGAGCATCCCCGCAACCACCAGGAACTCAACTACGGCGAGATCTTTCTGCGGGACAACGTGCCCGTGATGATCTACCTGTTGACGCAGGGGCGCTTTGAAATCGTGCGCAACTTTCTGGACCTCTGCCTCGATCTCCAGAGCAGCGCGTACCAGACACGGGGGGTGTTCCCCACCAGCTTCATTGAGCAGAACGGCGAGCTGATCGCGGACTATGGCCAGCGATCGATCGGGCGGATCACCTCGGTGGATGCCAGCCTCTGGTGGCCGGTGCTTTGCTGGCTCTACGTGCGCCGCAGCAAGGACTGGGAGTTCGGGGCGAGCCAGAAGGTGCAGAGGGGGGTTCAGCTTTTGCTGGATCTTGTTCTGCATCCCAGCTTCGAGGGGACGCCGGTGCTGTTCGTACCAGACTGCGCCTTCATGATTGATCGTCCGATGGACGTGTGGGGAGCCCCCCTGGAGGTGGAGGTGCTCCTGTTTGGATGCCTACGCAGTTGTTGCCGTCTCATGGAACTCTGCCAGCAGGGCAGCAAGAGCCGGCTGCTCGAGCAAAGGTTGACGCTGACACGCCAATGGCAGCAGGACCTGCGCATCTACCTGCTCAAGCACTACTGGGTCACCAGCAAGACCATGCAGGTGCTCAGGCGCCGGCCCACCGAGCAGTACGGAGACCACCAGCACGAGAACGAATTCAACGTCCAGCCCCAGGTGATCCCTGACTGGCTTCAGGACTGGCTGGAGAACAGGGGCGGCTACCTGATCGGCAACATGCGTACGGGTCGGCCGGATTTCCGCTTCTACAGCCTCGGCAACAGCCTGGGCTGCCTGTTCGGCGTGCTGGCGCCCCCCCAGCAGCGGGCCCTGTTCCGGCTGGTGCTGCACAACCGCCATCACCTCATGGCCCAGATGCCCATGCGCATCTGCCACCCACCGATGGAGAACGGTGAATGGGCCAACAAGACTGGTGCCGATCCCAAAAACTGGCCCTGGAGTTACCACAATGGCGGCCACTGGCCGAGCCTGCTCTGGTACATGGGCAGCGCGATCCTGCTGCACGAACGGCAACACCCCCAGGCCGACGTCCTGCTGATGGGTCAGATGAAAGCCATGCTCGAGGAGTGCTACTGGTCGCACCTCAACCAGCTGCCACGTCAACAGTGGGCGGAGTACTTCGACGGCCCCACAGGCACCTGGGTGGGGGCACAATCGCGCACCTACCAGACCTGGACCATTGTGGGCTTCCTGCTGCTGCACCACCTGCTGCGGATCCGTCCCGAAGACGTCACTCTGATCAACCTTGAAGAGCTCTGAACGGCAGCGAAGGAGACGATCCCGGGGAGCGCCCGCCGGGAACGAAAAAAGCCGCTACCCATGGCAGCGGCTTGAGAGGTCAACTGGACGTGGCTGCTCCGCTGACGGAGATCAGAACAGCCCGAGGGTGAGTGACTTATCGATCGGAAGGGCGGCGCCAATGCCTAGGTAAATGGTGAACACCGTGCCAAACAGGAAGGCCGCCATGGCCACCGGGCGGCGGAACGGATTGGAGAACTTGTTAAAGCTCTCGATGAAGGGGATCAGCATCAAACCCAGGGGGATCATGGTCTGCAGGGCGATGCCCAGCAGCTTGTTGGGCACCACGCGCAGGATCTGGAACACCGGGTAGAGGTACCACTCGGGCAGAATTTCCAGGGGAGTGGCGAAGGGGTTGGCCTTGTCGCCAAGCATGGCTGGATCAAGTACCGAAAGGCCCACCACACAGGCGATGGTTCCCAGGATCACCACCGGGAAGATGTAGAGGAGATCGTTTGGCCAGGCGGGTTCACCGTAATAGTTGTGTCCCATGCCCTTGGCCAGCTTGGCCCGCAGCTTGGGGTCAGAGAGATCCGGCTTCTTGAGGATGTGCATGGGATGGACTGGTGATGGGGAACGGTGGCTGAAGCGATGAAAAGAACTAAAACCTTGGACCTTGATGGTTGGCTCAGAGGGGTCCGGAAATGCCCTGCTTCCTGATCATCAGGAAGTGCAGGAGCATGAACACCGCCAGAAGCCAAGGCATCACGAAGGTGTGCAGGCTGTAGAAGCGGGTCAGGGTGGATTGGCCGACGCTTTCACCACCCCGCAGCAGTTCGACCATGAAGTCACCCACCACAGGCAGGGCCGCGGGAACACCTGAAACGATGCTGACCGCCCAATAGCCCACCTGATCCCAGGGCAGGGAATAACCGGTGACGCCAAAGGAGACGGTGATCACGGCCATGATCACGCCCGTCACCCAGGTGAGTTCGCGAGGGCGCTTGAATCCACCGGTGAGGTACACGCGGAAGACGTGCAGGATGAGCATCAGCACCATCATGCTGGCGCTCCAGCGATGCACCGAACGGATCAGCCAGCCGAAGCTGACGTCCGTCATGAGGTATTGGACGGAGCTGTAGGCCTCAGCCACGGTGGGCCGGTAATAGAAGGTCATCGCAAATCCAGTGGCGAACTGGATCAGGAAGCAGACCAGGGTGATGCCGCCCAGGCAATAAAAGATATTGACGTGAGGGGGGACGTACTTGGAGGAAATATCGTCTGCGATCTCCTGGATCTCCAGACGCTCCTCGAACCAGTCGTAGATCGGCGAGGACTTTGCGGCAGGTGAGGAATTCGCCATGCAGCGGGGGGCTGGTGTTGCGAGAGTCTACCGATCCACCTGGAGCGCCCGTGAACGCCAAGCGCCCCCGCCACCGGGAAACTCAACCGATTGCAACAGGGGCCTTTTCCGCGCACAAGGGGCTGCTGGCCCTGCTCGTGAGCACGGCACTCGTCCTGAGCCCACTGCTGCTGCGGGCCGGGCCGGCCCTGGCCCTCAGCGATGTCCAGGAGCTGGTAGTGGCCAGCTGGAGCCTGGTGAACCAGAGCTTCGTCGATCCAAGCCGCTTCGATCAGGTCAGATGGCGGCGACTCCGCCAGAAGGCGCTCGAGCGGCCGATCCTCAGCAGCGAGGACGCCTACGCCGCGATCGAGTCGATGCTCGAACCCTTGGGAGATCCCTACACCCGGCTGCTGCGGCCCGCCGACTTCGCCACCCTGCGCTCGAACACCGAAGGCACCGTGACCGGCGTCGGGCTTCAATTGGCCCTCGCTGACGAGGAAGGCTCCATCGTCGTGGTGGCGCCACTGGAGGGATCTCCAGCCCAACGGGCGGGTATCTCAAGCGGCAGCCAGGTGTTGGCCATCGAGGGTCAGGCCGCGAGCGACCTGGGGCTGGAGGCCACAGCCGCCGCCCTTCGGGGTCCAGAGGGCAGTGAGGTGCACCTGAGCCTGGTCAGCCCGGAAGGCCTCCTGCGCGATGTGACCCTCGAGCGCCAGCGGGTGGACCTGCAGCCGGTGCGTTCTCGCCTGCTGGAGGAAGGCGCGCACCGGCTGGGCTACCTGCGCCTGAGTCAGTTCAGCGAAACGGTGCCCGGCTCGTTCCAGGCAGCGATCGAGGCCCTGGAGGCCGCGGGGATGGAGGGGCTGATCCTCGATCTGCGCAACAACTCCGGGGGACTGGTGTCTGCCGGGCTGGCCGTGGCCAATGGCCTGCTGGACAACCAGCCGATCGTGGAGACGATGGACCGGGACGGCCTGGGGATGCCCCAGCAGGCGGGTCCAGGCCAGCTTTTCGGGGGACCGATGCTCACCCTGGTGAACGGGGGCACCGCCAGCGCCAGCGAGATCCTGGCCGGCGCCCTCCAGGACGACGGCCGCTCAGAGCTGCTGGGGAGCCGCACCTTCGGCAAAGGCCTGATCCAAACCCTGATTCCCCTGGGGGACGGCAGCGGCCTGGCGGTGACGGTGGCCCGCTACCAGACCCCGAGCGGACGGGACATCCAGAATCTGGGTATCGAACCGGACCGGCCCCTGGCCAAACCTGAACCGCTCAACCCCGGAGCTCCCGGGGACACCTGGCTGGAGGAGGCCGAACGCCTGCTGATTCAGCGACTCGGCAGCGCCGCCGGGCAGCCATGACACGCCGGACCTACCACGACCCCCTGCATGGGGCCATCTGCCTGGATGGGGAACGTCCTGCCGAGGCCCTCGCCATCCGGCTGATCGACACCGCCCCTTTCCAGCGGCTGCGCCGCATCCGTCAGCTGGGGCCGGCCTTCCTCACCTTCCACGGCGCCGAATCCAGCCGCTTCACCCATTCCCTGGGGGTGCTGCACCTGGCGCGATTGGCCCTGGCCAATCTGAGCCGCTTGGACCCCAGCCTCGAGCAGCACGCTGGGGTGCTGCTGGCGGCGGCCCTGCTCCACGACGTGGGCCATGGGCCCCTGAGCCATTCCGGCGAGGAAATGTTCGGAATGCACCACGAGGAATGGTCAGGA
It includes:
- the petD gene encoding cytochrome b6-f complex subunit IV — its product is MHILKKPDLSDPKLRAKLAKGMGHNYYGEPAWPNDLLYIFPVVILGTIACVVGLSVLDPAMLGDKANPFATPLEILPEWYLYPVFQILRVVPNKLLGIALQTMIPLGLMLIPFIESFNKFSNPFRRPVAMAAFLFGTVFTIYLGIGAALPIDKSLTLGLF
- the ctpZ gene encoding carboxyl-terminal processing protease CtpZ; the protein is MLALLVSTALVLSPLLLRAGPALALSDVQELVVASWSLVNQSFVDPSRFDQVRWRRLRQKALERPILSSEDAYAAIESMLEPLGDPYTRLLRPADFATLRSNTEGTVTGVGLQLALADEEGSIVVVAPLEGSPAQRAGISSGSQVLAIEGQAASDLGLEATAAALRGPEGSEVHLSLVSPEGLLRDVTLERQRVDLQPVRSRLLEEGAHRLGYLRLSQFSETVPGSFQAAIEALEAAGMEGLILDLRNNSGGLVSAGLAVANGLLDNQPIVETMDRDGLGMPQQAGPGQLFGGPMLTLVNGGTASASEILAGALQDDGRSELLGSRTFGKGLIQTLIPLGDGSGLAVTVARYQTPSGRDIQNLGIEPDRPLAKPEPLNPGAPGDTWLEEAERLLIQRLGSAAGQP
- a CDS encoding glycoside hydrolase 100 family protein, producing the protein MARSFSQEQLRVRPSSKEEAVVQRAREHFERTLIRVRGELAGSVAALEHPRNHQELNYGEIFLRDNVPVMIYLLTQGRFEIVRNFLDLCLDLQSSAYQTRGVFPTSFIEQNGELIADYGQRSIGRITSVDASLWWPVLCWLYVRRSKDWEFGASQKVQRGVQLLLDLVLHPSFEGTPVLFVPDCAFMIDRPMDVWGAPLEVEVLLFGCLRSCCRLMELCQQGSKSRLLEQRLTLTRQWQQDLRIYLLKHYWVTSKTMQVLRRRPTEQYGDHQHENEFNVQPQVIPDWLQDWLENRGGYLIGNMRTGRPDFRFYSLGNSLGCLFGVLAPPQQRALFRLVLHNRHHLMAQMPMRICHPPMENGEWANKTGADPKNWPWSYHNGGHWPSLLWYMGSAILLHERQHPQADVLLMGQMKAMLEECYWSHLNQLPRQQWAEYFDGPTGTWVGAQSRTYQTWTIVGFLLLHHLLRIRPEDVTLINLEEL
- the petB gene encoding cytochrome b6, translating into MANSSPAAKSSPIYDWFEERLEIQEIADDISSKYVPPHVNIFYCLGGITLVCFLIQFATGFAMTFYYRPTVAEAYSSVQYLMTDVSFGWLIRSVHRWSASMMVLMLILHVFRVYLTGGFKRPRELTWVTGVIMAVITVSFGVTGYSLPWDQVGYWAVSIVSGVPAALPVVGDFMVELLRGGESVGQSTLTRFYSLHTFVMPWLLAVFMLLHFLMIRKQGISGPL